A window of the Acidobacteriota bacterium genome harbors these coding sequences:
- a CDS encoding right-handed parallel beta-helix repeat-containing protein yields the protein MDLITLRPLRRTLVTAVIGCFLSVAASATDYHVGPGQAATSIGEVPWATLQAGDRVLIHWRATPYAEKWVINRRGTATQPIVIRGLPGPNGEQPVIDGNGAVTASGLNFWNEVRGVIKIGGSNTPPDGLPGHLVIEGLEIRSGRPPFTFTDDGGSSQTYSSNAAAIYVEKAEHLTIRDCVLHDSGNGLFIGAFGGQTQNVLITGNHLYDNGIVGSIFEHNSYTEALGITYQENRFGPLRSGAGGNNLKDRSAGLVVRYNWIEGGNRQLDLVESGSSTLINDPRYRETFVYGNVLIEPDGAGNSQVVHYGGDSGTLANYRQGDLYFFHNTVVSTRSGNTTLLRLSSAAENADVRQNILFTTATGSRLAMLNGDGTLSLSRNWTKPGFVENHSSGGGVVIDDNTGITGSDPGFLDLGSQDFGLLSGSGSEDAGAALPAAVMPDHLPVRHYRKHQGSTPRPVDDPLDLGAFEVCGPGDCSEIFGDGFESGSTGAWSTVLP from the coding sequence GTGGATTTGATCACGCTCCGGCCGCTGCGCCGCACTCTCGTCACCGCGGTCATTGGCTGCTTTCTCTCCGTCGCCGCCTCGGCCACCGACTACCACGTCGGTCCGGGGCAGGCGGCGACCTCCATCGGCGAGGTCCCCTGGGCGACTCTCCAAGCCGGTGATCGCGTGTTGATTCACTGGCGCGCGACGCCCTACGCCGAGAAATGGGTGATCAACCGCCGCGGCACCGCGACCCAGCCGATCGTGATTCGCGGGCTGCCCGGCCCCAACGGCGAACAACCGGTGATCGATGGCAACGGCGCGGTGACGGCGAGCGGCCTCAACTTCTGGAACGAGGTTCGCGGCGTGATCAAGATCGGCGGCTCGAACACGCCGCCGGACGGGCTGCCCGGGCACCTGGTGATCGAGGGCCTGGAGATTCGCTCCGGCCGACCGCCCTTTACCTTCACCGACGACGGCGGCTCGAGCCAGACCTACTCGAGCAATGCGGCGGCCATTTACGTCGAAAAAGCCGAGCACTTGACGATCCGAGACTGTGTGCTCCACGACTCGGGCAACGGACTGTTCATCGGCGCCTTCGGCGGCCAGACCCAAAACGTGCTGATCACAGGGAACCACCTCTACGACAACGGCATCGTGGGCAGCATCTTCGAGCACAACAGCTACACCGAAGCCCTCGGCATCACCTACCAGGAGAATCGCTTCGGGCCGCTGCGCAGCGGCGCCGGCGGCAACAACCTGAAGGACCGCTCGGCCGGTTTGGTGGTGCGCTACAACTGGATCGAGGGCGGCAATCGACAGCTCGACCTGGTGGAGTCCGGCAGCAGCACCCTGATCAACGATCCGAGGTATCGGGAGACTTTCGTCTACGGCAACGTGCTGATCGAGCCCGACGGTGCCGGCAACAGCCAGGTCGTCCACTACGGTGGTGACAGCGGCACGCTCGCCAACTACCGGCAGGGCGACCTCTACTTCTTCCACAACACGGTGGTCTCGACCCGCAGCGGCAACACCACGCTGCTGCGTTTGTCGTCGGCGGCGGAGAACGCCGACGTGCGCCAGAACATCCTCTTCACCACCGCCACCGGCTCGCGTCTGGCAATGCTCAACGGCGACGGCACCCTCTCCCTGAGCCGCAACTGGACCAAACCGGGCTTCGTCGAAAACCACAGCTCCGGCGGTGGCGTCGTGATCGACGACAACACCGGAATCACCGGCAGTGATCCCGGCTTCCTTGACCTCGGCAGTCAGGACTTCGGCCTCCTGTCGGGGTCCGGCAGCGAGGATGCCGGCGCCGCCCTGCCGGCCGCCGTGATGCCGGATCACCTGCCGGTGCGCCACTACCGCAAGCACCAGGGCAGCACTCCTCGGCCGGTGGATGATCCCCTCGACCTCGGCGCCTTCGAGGTTTGCGGTCCCGGCGACTGCAGCGAGATCTTCGGCGACGGCTTCGAGTCCGGCAGTACCGGCGCCTGGTCGACCGTCCTGCCTTAG
- a CDS encoding DinB family protein — MKYRKLVPVTLMLILALAPSAFAEGGDEALKASVNANLEATAKKIVALAEATPEDMFGWRPNVEVRTVSEVYMHIVGANLLLPVSLGATPPEGLEMGDNPYATLQQLEKDITTKKEVIAKLEESFAYVTQALASLEDLDTEVQLFGAPQPKRAYYMVLLGHAHEHLGQAIAYTRSMGIVPPWSQPQN; from the coding sequence ATGAAATACCGCAAGCTCGTACCGGTCACCCTCATGCTAATCCTCGCTCTGGCGCCGAGCGCCTTCGCCGAAGGCGGCGACGAGGCCCTCAAGGCGTCCGTCAACGCCAACCTCGAAGCGACGGCCAAGAAGATCGTCGCCCTGGCCGAAGCCACCCCGGAAGACATGTTCGGCTGGCGCCCGAACGTCGAGGTGCGCACCGTCAGCGAGGTCTACATGCACATCGTCGGCGCCAACCTCCTGCTGCCGGTTTCGCTCGGCGCGACGCCGCCGGAAGGCCTCGAGATGGGCGACAATCCGTACGCCACCCTGCAGCAGTTGGAGAAGGACATCACCACCAAGAAAGAGGTCATCGCAAAGCTCGAGGAGTCCTTCGCCTACGTCACCCAGGCCCTCGCTTCCCTCGAAGACCTCGACACGGAGGTCCAGCTCTTCGGGGCGCCGCAGCCCAAGCGGGCCTACTACATGGTGCTCCTCGGCCACGCCCACGAGCACCTCGGTCAGGCGATCGCCTACACCCGCTCGATGGGCATCGTGCCGCCCTGGAGCCAACCCCAGAACTGA
- a CDS encoding glycosyl hydrolase family 28 protein, with amino-acid sequence MRWAAAVATILLTSVLAVAVCGEPDRGPRAAAAAGQQQASAENLVQRFPAPPNARPSQRFSLRVEGQPVFVEEDRRVSFAHFAFAGEVVVEVELDEPFESFTLSPARSEISAQMEGRLLTFTLRRPQRLVLHEVNGEEADFILEERLLIFADPIPEPAEQVAPPPWRRSSELAIDDGGEVDVTAAIQNALDALSQAGGGTLVMAPGLYRVQSLFLRDDVALYLEGGARLQASDEPSEEDAMIKFFGVDNAHLLGPGSVDANGVFLRYQRGKSWSIVRADNASNSSLDTVTLLDPSAFAVWIRDSERWRMTQTKQIDFANRDLESNGGEDGIDPDASRHVLIEQCFVYAGDDATAIKAISPRWPVIEDITLRSNVIFNAALGSGLGIGSQLERSHLRQITFENNDVVAARFPLDVSMRQATSGEDDDPLLEEVWFRGNRFGKSRGSAVFRAQVARRGIFRDFVFENLAFAPNQDGNGPRLLSFDQGAITGWTFDGVELASGLVDGVGDFEELGSGVSGLSFADSDPVVVEVRASEVAFTERDGGARGFRVRRSADPSGPLTVPFALRGTAREGDDFEPLGRAVTFPSGESEVLIVVRPRRDGLVEGGETLLLTLHNDHGTGFMVGPESQAQILLVDADLFVDGFESGDTSAWSDEQF; translated from the coding sequence ATGCGATGGGCCGCGGCTGTCGCCACGATCCTGCTGACCTCGGTCCTGGCCGTCGCGGTCTGCGGCGAGCCCGATCGCGGCCCTCGCGCGGCGGCCGCCGCCGGGCAGCAGCAAGCCTCGGCGGAAAATCTCGTGCAGCGCTTCCCGGCGCCGCCGAACGCCCGGCCGAGCCAGCGATTCTCGCTGCGGGTCGAGGGGCAGCCGGTGTTCGTGGAAGAAGATCGGCGGGTCAGCTTCGCGCACTTCGCCTTCGCCGGCGAGGTGGTCGTCGAGGTCGAGCTCGACGAGCCCTTCGAGAGCTTCACCCTCAGCCCGGCGCGATCCGAGATCTCGGCGCAGATGGAAGGCCGCCTCCTGACCTTCACCCTGCGCCGTCCCCAGCGCTTGGTGCTGCACGAGGTAAACGGCGAGGAAGCGGACTTCATCCTCGAGGAACGACTGCTGATCTTCGCCGATCCGATTCCGGAGCCTGCCGAGCAGGTGGCACCTCCGCCCTGGCGACGGTCCAGCGAGCTCGCCATCGACGACGGTGGCGAGGTCGACGTCACGGCGGCGATTCAGAACGCCCTCGACGCGCTGTCGCAGGCCGGCGGCGGCACGCTGGTGATGGCGCCGGGTCTCTATCGCGTGCAGTCGCTGTTCCTGCGCGACGACGTCGCCCTTTACCTCGAAGGCGGAGCGCGCCTGCAGGCTTCCGACGAACCGTCCGAAGAGGACGCCATGATCAAGTTCTTCGGGGTCGACAACGCCCACCTCCTGGGGCCCGGGTCGGTGGATGCCAATGGCGTTTTCCTGCGCTATCAGCGCGGCAAGTCCTGGTCCATCGTGCGTGCCGACAACGCTTCCAACAGCAGCCTCGACACGGTGACCTTGCTCGACCCGAGCGCCTTTGCGGTGTGGATTCGTGACTCCGAGCGGTGGCGCATGACGCAGACCAAGCAGATCGACTTCGCCAACCGCGACCTGGAGAGCAACGGCGGCGAGGACGGGATCGATCCGGACGCCTCGCGCCACGTGTTGATCGAGCAGTGCTTCGTCTATGCCGGCGACGACGCCACCGCGATCAAGGCGATCAGCCCCCGCTGGCCGGTGATCGAGGACATCACCCTGCGCTCGAACGTGATCTTCAACGCCGCCTTGGGCTCTGGCCTCGGCATCGGCAGCCAGCTCGAACGCAGCCATCTGCGGCAAATCACCTTCGAGAACAACGATGTGGTGGCGGCGCGCTTTCCGCTCGACGTCAGCATGCGTCAGGCAACCTCCGGAGAAGATGACGACCCACTGCTCGAGGAGGTCTGGTTCCGCGGCAACCGTTTCGGCAAAAGCCGGGGCTCGGCGGTGTTTCGCGCCCAGGTGGCGAGGCGGGGAATCTTTCGCGACTTCGTGTTCGAGAACCTCGCCTTCGCGCCCAACCAGGATGGCAACGGTCCCCGGCTGCTGAGCTTCGACCAAGGCGCGATCACCGGCTGGACCTTCGATGGCGTCGAGCTGGCCTCGGGTCTGGTCGATGGGGTCGGTGACTTCGAAGAGCTCGGCTCAGGGGTCAGTGGCCTGAGCTTCGCGGACAGCGATCCAGTGGTGGTCGAGGTGCGGGCGTCGGAGGTCGCCTTCACGGAGCGGGACGGCGGCGCGCGAGGTTTTCGCGTGCGCCGCAGCGCTGACCCCTCCGGCCCGCTCACGGTGCCCTTCGCCCTGCGAGGTACGGCTCGAGAGGGTGACGACTTCGAGCCCCTCGGCCGGGCGGTGACCTTCCCTTCGGGGGAGAGCGAGGTGTTGATCGTCGTTCGGCCGCGGCGCGACGGGCTCGTCGAAGGCGGGGAAACGCTTCTTCTCACGCTGCACAACGACCACGGGACGGGCTTCATGGTGGGGCCCGAGTCGCAGGCCCAGATCCTGCTGGTCGATGCCGACCTGTTCGTCGACGGTTTCGAGTCCGGCGATACCAGCGCCTGGAGCGACGAGCAGTTCTGA
- a CDS encoding metallophosphoesterase family protein has product MRIAALYDIHGNLPALEAVLAEVRRAGAEQIVFGGDFVPGPDPRGVLERLASLEVPWRAIQGNGEAAVLASRAGRPLDGRLPPPVQELIHWSAAELTADQAALLASWPMTLELAAAPFGEILFCHGTPQDENQIFTRRTSEARLLPLFEAVAAPLVVCGHTHMQFDRRIGSHRVVNAGSVGMPFGAPGAYWLLLDGEVALQRTGYDLAAAAATIAATAYPQADEFSQWVLSPRPEAEVLTQFSQVELR; this is encoded by the coding sequence ATGCGAATCGCTGCCCTTTACGACATTCACGGCAACCTGCCGGCCCTCGAAGCGGTGCTGGCCGAGGTACGCCGCGCCGGAGCCGAGCAGATCGTCTTCGGAGGCGACTTCGTGCCCGGGCCCGATCCGCGCGGCGTGCTCGAGCGGCTCGCATCCCTCGAGGTGCCGTGGCGGGCGATTCAGGGCAATGGCGAGGCGGCGGTGCTGGCGTCGCGGGCCGGCAGGCCCCTCGATGGTCGCTTGCCGCCGCCGGTCCAGGAGCTGATTCACTGGTCCGCAGCCGAGCTGACGGCGGACCAAGCGGCGCTTCTGGCGAGCTGGCCGATGACCCTGGAGCTCGCGGCGGCGCCTTTCGGGGAGATCTTGTTTTGCCACGGCACGCCGCAAGATGAAAATCAGATCTTCACCCGTCGCACCTCCGAAGCGCGGCTGCTGCCGCTGTTCGAGGCGGTGGCGGCACCGTTGGTGGTTTGCGGCCATACCCACATGCAGTTCGATCGTCGAATCGGCTCGCACCGGGTGGTGAATGCCGGGAGCGTTGGAATGCCCTTCGGAGCGCCCGGGGCCTACTGGCTGCTCCTCGACGGCGAGGTGGCGCTGCAGCGTACCGGGTACGATCTCGCGGCGGCTGCCGCCACCATAGCCGCGACCGCCTATCCGCAGGCCGACGAGTTCTCCCAGTGGGTGCTCAGTCCGCGACCGGAGGCCGAGGTGTTGACGCAGTTTTCTCAGGTCGAGCTGCGCTGA
- a CDS encoding ECF-type sigma factor — MMTGALSSSGQVTGLLRRWRDGDQEAFDALLPLVYDQLRKLAGSAMARSRRDHTLQPTAVVNEAYLRLAKVESLDTRDRSHFFAVAARAMRFVLVDHARRLGAGKRSAGGHREPLPDDLPQKMEDRTEILDVHRALEVLEASHPRAAKLVELRFFGGLSEGEAAEVLKLSRATVTREWRFARLWLKDRLTALEESGS; from the coding sequence ATGATGACCGGTGCCCTGTCGAGCTCGGGTCAAGTCACGGGCTTGCTGCGTCGCTGGCGCGACGGCGACCAGGAGGCCTTCGACGCTCTTTTGCCGCTGGTCTACGACCAGCTTCGCAAGCTGGCGGGATCCGCCATGGCACGCTCCCGGCGGGATCATACGCTGCAGCCGACGGCGGTGGTCAACGAGGCTTATCTCAGGTTGGCGAAGGTCGAGAGTCTCGACACCCGCGACCGCTCCCACTTCTTCGCGGTGGCGGCGCGGGCGATGCGCTTCGTCCTGGTCGACCACGCCCGGCGCCTCGGCGCCGGCAAGCGCAGCGCGGGGGGACACCGGGAACCGTTGCCCGACGACCTGCCGCAGAAGATGGAAGACCGCACCGAGATCCTCGACGTCCACCGTGCCCTCGAGGTGCTCGAAGCAAGTCATCCGCGGGCCGCCAAGCTGGTGGAGCTGCGCTTCTTCGGGGGTCTTTCCGAAGGCGAAGCGGCCGAGGTCCTGAAGCTATCCCGGGCGACCGTCACTCGCGAATGGCGGTTCGCCCGCCTCTGGCTCAAGGACCGACTGACGGCGTTGGAAGAGAGCGGATCGTGA
- a CDS encoding serine/threonine-protein kinase, which yields MNDHPISSFDDLLRAAVAAPAGEVEEVLAACPDPALRGRVRALLAAEGDLAGFLETPALGKVPIASAPALDRSLQHRSLLEATSTNTTLGHSGRRLRTVGWGGLVFSLFLLVYLSVPGFLGLPWRELRTELLAAGAIGLLSGLPLSSRDPHRLARRGLIYMVAICGFLAVFHAAHELRVFGIVTPFGPFLLVAGIWPLIQFFNLRTALVSTGLACLAATAGLGFVIVPAGELPRVLPLLPNFIAAAVTGAGTAVAASFGILRLRRQVEKAKQLGSYRLHEKLGAGGMGEVWRATHHLLARPTAIKLIRPRHLESSTDHRRHLLERFAREARATASLRSPHTVALYDFGITGDGTCFIAMELIDGLDLSRLVERFGRQPPARVRHILSQACDSLGEAHLRGLVHRDIKPGNLMVCRQGRQADVVKVLDFGIVALTARQPMDPTLTVAGDVLGTPAAMAPETLRHAGSDERSDLYALGCVGYWLLTGRQVFEVDTVAEVMAAHLRDEPRPPSAVGVDVPADIEAVIMRCLAKQPGDRWPSADALAEALAGCSEVPTWSGDEAAAWWRRHIPAAPPRSPASGALRQADITSP from the coding sequence ATGAACGACCACCCTATCTCATCCTTCGACGATCTCTTGCGGGCAGCCGTCGCGGCCCCGGCGGGTGAGGTCGAGGAGGTGCTCGCGGCCTGTCCTGATCCTGCTCTGCGGGGTCGGGTCCGGGCGCTGTTGGCGGCGGAAGGAGATCTCGCTGGATTTCTCGAGACTCCCGCCCTGGGCAAGGTTCCGATCGCCTCGGCGCCGGCGCTCGACCGGTCGTTGCAGCATCGTTCGCTGCTCGAGGCGACGTCGACGAACACCACCCTCGGGCACAGTGGTCGGCGGCTGAGGACGGTCGGGTGGGGAGGCCTCGTCTTCAGCCTCTTTTTGTTGGTCTATCTCTCGGTTCCCGGATTTCTAGGTTTGCCATGGCGGGAGCTGCGGACCGAGCTGCTGGCGGCCGGTGCCATCGGATTGCTCAGTGGCCTGCCCTTGAGCAGTCGTGATCCCCATCGTCTGGCTCGCCGCGGATTGATCTACATGGTGGCGATCTGCGGCTTCCTCGCCGTCTTTCACGCCGCCCACGAGCTGCGCGTCTTCGGCATCGTCACCCCCTTCGGACCCTTCCTTCTGGTGGCCGGTATCTGGCCCCTGATCCAGTTCTTCAACCTGCGCACGGCCCTGGTGTCGACCGGCTTGGCGTGCTTGGCGGCCACTGCCGGCCTGGGGTTCGTGATCGTGCCGGCCGGCGAGTTGCCGCGGGTGCTGCCCCTTTTGCCGAACTTCATCGCCGCCGCCGTGACCGGTGCGGGAACCGCGGTCGCGGCTTCTTTCGGTATTTTGCGCCTGCGCCGCCAGGTCGAAAAGGCGAAGCAGCTGGGGAGCTATCGCTTGCACGAGAAGCTCGGTGCCGGAGGCATGGGCGAGGTTTGGCGGGCTACCCACCACCTGCTCGCCCGGCCAACGGCGATCAAGCTGATTCGGCCGCGCCACCTCGAGAGCAGTACCGACCATCGTCGCCACCTCCTGGAGCGCTTCGCGCGCGAGGCGCGTGCCACGGCCTCCCTGCGTTCGCCCCATACGGTGGCTCTCTACGACTTCGGCATCACCGGCGACGGCACCTGCTTCATCGCCATGGAGCTGATCGACGGCCTCGACCTGTCTCGGCTGGTGGAGCGCTTTGGGCGGCAGCCCCCGGCGCGGGTGCGCCACATCCTGTCGCAGGCTTGCGATTCGCTGGGCGAGGCCCATTTGCGCGGCCTGGTGCACCGCGACATCAAGCCTGGAAACCTGATGGTCTGCCGCCAGGGAAGGCAGGCCGATGTCGTCAAGGTGTTGGATTTCGGCATCGTCGCCCTGACCGCTCGCCAGCCGATGGATCCGACCCTCACCGTGGCTGGAGACGTCCTCGGCACGCCGGCGGCGATGGCGCCAGAGACCCTGCGCCACGCCGGCAGCGACGAGCGCTCCGACCTCTATGCCCTGGGCTGTGTCGGCTATTGGCTGCTCACCGGCCGACAGGTGTTCGAGGTCGACACCGTTGCCGAAGTGATGGCGGCCCATCTGCGCGACGAGCCACGGCCGCCATCGGCCGTCGGGGTCGATGTTCCCGCCGACATCGAGGCGGTGATCATGCGCTGTCTGGCCAAACAGCCGGGCGATCGCTGGCCCTCGGCCGATGCCTTGGCCGAGGCCCTCGCCGGCTGTTCCGAGGTGCCGACGTGGAGTGGCGACGAGGCCGCTGCCTGGTGGCGCCGTCATATCCCGGCGGCGCCACCTCGGTCGCCGGCCAGCGGAGCCCTGCGCCAAGCCGATATCACCAGTCCCTGA
- a CDS encoding SRPBCC domain-containing protein produces the protein MTRSITALGAIFLFCTTLPTLATDHLSSEVLTTDAGERILYHQVILDAPRDIVWQAYSTAEGWRAWVAPLAEVDLRVGGTIRTNYNPEGELGDASTNTLTIVNYVPETLLTLRAELSKNWPKILQEDAENLTNVLLFEELSDSKTRLRSYGIGYRDRPEYDELMTFFIQANEKLYRGLQDYVAQQRTQP, from the coding sequence ATGACGCGATCGATCACAGCTCTCGGCGCCATCTTCCTGTTCTGCACGACCCTCCCGACTCTCGCCACGGACCACCTCAGCAGCGAGGTCCTGACCACCGACGCCGGCGAGCGCATCCTCTACCACCAAGTGATTCTGGACGCGCCCCGCGACATCGTCTGGCAGGCCTACTCCACGGCGGAGGGCTGGCGCGCCTGGGTGGCCCCCCTCGCCGAGGTCGACCTGCGGGTCGGCGGCACGATCCGCACCAACTACAACCCCGAAGGCGAGCTCGGCGACGCCAGCACCAACACCCTGACGATCGTCAACTATGTGCCCGAAACTCTCCTCACGCTGCGCGCCGAGCTCTCCAAGAATTGGCCGAAGATCCTCCAAGAGGACGCCGAGAATCTCACCAATGTGCTGCTCTTCGAAGAGCTCTCGGATTCCAAGACCCGACTGCGCTCCTACGGCATCGGCTACCGCGACCGGCCCGAGTACGACGAGCTGATGACCTTCTTCATCCAGGCCAACGAGAAGCTCTACCGCGGCCTGCAGGATTACGTGGCACAGCAGCGGACGCAGCCCTGA